TGATCGTCGCAAGAAGGAGAAACCACAGGTGGTGATTCTGTGTGACGTGTCGGATTCGGTTCGGAATGTGTCGCGATTTATGTTGCAATTTGTCTATTCCGTACAGGATCTGTATTCGAAGGTGCGGAGTTTTATTTTTGTCGCTGATTTGGGAGAAGTGACGAAGCTCTTTGAGGACAACGAGATACAATCTGCTATCGATCTAGCTATGCGTGGGAACATGATCAACCTGTACGCGCATTCGGATTTCGGACGGGCGTTTAAAATGTTTCATCGTGATTATTTGTCCGCGATCAATAAGCGGACAACGGTGATTATTTTGGGCGACGCGCGCAATAACTACAACTTGCCGCATGAGTGGGTAATCCGGGACATGAAATTGCGAGCGAAGCAAGTGATTTGGTTGAATCCTGAAAGTCGCTTGACGTGGGGATTTGGTGATAGCGAAATGGATCGCTACGCTCCGTATTGTGACATGGTGGAGGAGTGTCGGAATCTCAATCAGTTGTATAGAGTTATCGATAAACTGGTTACCGCTTGATGAGGGAGGCGTGGCATTAAGGGGCGCCAGACGGGTATTGAGGACCGTGACTCTTTCTGCACGAATGAGGATGCTATGGCGAGAGAAGAATTTATCGAGATGCGGGTCGGGGGATTGACTCTTGACCCGGTAACAAAAACACCCATCGTCATTTTGAAAGATCCTGATAACAAGCTCAACCTGCCAATTTGGATTGGGCTTATGGAAGCAACCGCGATGGCCACTGAGATTGAGGGAATCAAGATGGCACGGCCTATGACGCACGATCTGTTACGGACGGTGGTTGACACGTTGGGCGGGAGTGTAGAAGCGATTGAAGTCACGGATCTGCGTGACAGTACGTACTATGCAAGTATTTGTTTAGACATACAGGGCCAAAAAGTTATCATCGATTCACGGCCAAGTGATGCGATTTCGCTTGCGCTACGCACGAAGAGTCCGATCTTTGTGGCAAAGAAAGTATTGGAAGCGTCAAGCACGTTACAGCAGAAAATGGAAGATCATCAGGAGCAGAATCTCTCTAATGTCTCAAGAGATAAATGGGCAGAAATCCTAGAGAAGATGTCTCCAGACGATTTCAAGTACAAGATGTAACAGAGACATATGCTGAGAAGGTAGAAAAGCACGTGGCGAAAGCAGTTTCTATACAAGAGCGAATAGCGGGGTTGGAAGACGGCATGCTGTGGGATGTTATTACGCAGAAGATTCGTGATAATCAGCTCGCGGTTGGGGTGGTGATTGGTATTGCTGTTCTTTTGGCCTGTGGCGCGCTTTACTTTCGATTGCAAAAAACTGCAGCTCTAGAACACTTGAGAGTAGGCATTGCGACGCTCCAAGGTGGAGAGGCGCAAAAGGCGGTAGAAACACTGCAAAAGGCGCGGAGTTCTTCCATCGGTACAACAGAGCAAGCGTTGGGTCTTTACTATCTTGGTGAAGCGTATGCGAAACTTGATAAGAAGGACGATGCGTTGAAGAGCTATGAGCAAGGCCTAGCGACGGTGAAACGGAGTGCGGGAAGAAGCTCCCTCGAACAACTGCTTCTTGTGAAGCTCGCGCAAATGGAAGAACGTCGGGGTGCTGAGGCGCAGGCTCGGCAGCACTATGAGCAAGCCAAAGAGATAGATGGTCCATTGAAACTTGAAGCGCTAGCGGCAGCTGGGCGATTGGCTGAAAAACTCAATGATCCAAACGCCGCGAAGTCCTACTACGAGCAACTGTCATCAGGGTCTCCGTCGTATCCATTGACGGAAATATTTCAGGCAAAAGTAGGGAAGTAGGAGGGGTGAGAAGAAAAGGAGAAACTCTAATCCTATAATGTCCGATAATATATATTAAGTAATTTTAAAAACGCGACTGTCGGATCTCTCCCGGGCAGCCAGGGAAATTCAGCAGTGGCCTGTAATTCAGCCTCCTGGATTCCCGCATTCGCGGGTATGACGTCCCTTGAGTTATCCATCAAAACTTTCTGGACTATCTACTAGTACTATTCCAAGAACCTAACAGAACATTCTCTAGGCCGCACCAGTGCGCACTGGTTATTCCACTCTCTTCGGATGACGCGGAGACGACCTATATGAAGGCGTTCTTGCGTCATTTCGCAAAGTCAAACGCTCTACGAGAATCTAGTGAAATTGAGACGCATAAAATAGAGAGAGACCAGCTGTAAAAGCAAATACTTGCTGCTCTACTATCTCATTCTCTTATAGTTGCTAAGGGCTAAGAAACTCAGGGTATCACTTATTTTAATATTTATTGAATATAGTCAAAATTGGATTTTCCCTGAAATACTCAACCCTCACTACTTAAATAATTTTTAAAAATTGCTTAATGAGAAAGTGTGATTCTCGGAATTCTATAAATTGACTATAGTCAATTTATGTTAAAAATGATCATAAAGCGGCATGTCCTTCTCATCCGCAATCTCAGAAATCACTGTTAAAAACAACTTTCCCTTGAGACGGAACGTTGACAGGCGTGACTTTTTCACCGAGAGACTCATGCCAGACTTTTATATTGTATTCCCCAGGTGGAACATCGGAAAGAAGAAAGCCGCCAGCACTATCGGTTATCGCATAATACGGGTGCTCGTGAATCACAAGCCATCCGATCATCCACGCATGCGCATCGCAGGTTAACTTGACGATTTCAGGCTCACGAAATGTCTCCTTGATACTCTTCTTGAACTTTGGCTGGGCTTTATTGAAGGGCGGATTCTTGCTGCTATAGCTATGAAGGTTATGAAGAATGCCATCGTTATTCAGAATGGTTACAGTCCCCCCGGCCGGGACTAATAAGACATGAGGTGCATAGCGGCATTCCTTTTGGTCCAAAACAACATCCTTGGTCGTAAATCGCTTCCCGCGCTTGATGTCGACAAGTGAAACAACAACATTTTGAATGCCACGATTGGGACCCACGATCAAAGTCTCGTCCTTTTTCTCTGTTTTGCCACAAATCTCTTGATCTTTCGAAATTGTCACCAGCATGCCGACGGGAAGTGTTCCAACAAAAGTCACTGTGCCCGTAATACTCCCTCCATTCTGTACGTTGACCGCTTCATAGCCAAGAATCTCTGGGGTCGACATCGCCAGCATCCCCAAGATCCACAATCCTAATATTCTTATTTTCGGTCGTCCTATCACGTCAGACTCCTCTGCGTTCTACCACGAGCGCATAAGCTCAAAGGCACTTTGAATGTGACTAATCCGTGCCTGTCCCTGTTCCCAGCGAATCCCTATCGCATCAAACCGCGCTTCACATTGATCAAAACCGCGCGTCACCAAATAGTACTGAGCAGTCTTGGCAACTTGTCGCTGCTTTCGCAAACTGATCGACTCGAGAGGATCACCAAACCGCGGATCAGAATTTGTCCGCACTTCGACAAAAACGATCATCTGCGGACGGCGCGGATCACGCACAATGAGGTCCACTTCGCCATAGGGCGAACGGTAGTTCTTAGCAATCAACGTATAGCCACGTGCTTCAAGAAACTGGACGGCCTTGGTTTCTCCACGTTGTCCAAGCTCTTGTCGTTGTCGGGACATCACCGTGCTCGTTAACGTAGCTGAGCCCCACACACGCAATCAAGATTCCCCTGCCCTACTTTCACAGACTCCCCTCCTCCTCTATGGTGCAGAGGCAATTCACGCATTCTGCTGGGAGTTATCATCTCTATGGCAACGGTCACACTGGAAGAGGTGCAGCGTGTTGCCCGCCTCGCGCGCCTCGCTTTGTCTACACACGAAGCTGAGGCAATGACGGAACACTTTATGAAAGTCTTCACCTATGTAGAAACGCTCAGGACATTAGACACTGACACAACCGAACCGTTTACCCATGCGGTCACCGGATACA
Above is a window of Deltaproteobacteria bacterium DNA encoding:
- the gatC gene encoding Asp-tRNA(Asn)/Glu-tRNA(Gln) amidotransferase subunit GatC; this encodes MATVTLEEVQRVARLARLALSTHEAEAMTEHFMKVFTYVETLRTLDTDTTEPFTHAVTGYMPLREDHVTNTPNDNLLRTAPATHATLFVVPKIID
- a CDS encoding tetratricopeptide repeat protein gives rise to the protein MGRNPREDVSRRFQVQDVTETYAEKVEKHVAKAVSIQERIAGLEDGMLWDVITQKIRDNQLAVGVVIGIAVLLACGALYFRLQKTAALEHLRVGIATLQGGEAQKAVETLQKARSSSIGTTEQALGLYYLGEAYAKLDKKDDALKSYEQGLATVKRSAGRSSLEQLLLVKLAQMEERRGAEAQARQHYEQAKEIDGPLKLEALAAAGRLAEKLNDPNAAKSYYEQLSSGSPSYPLTEIFQAKVGK
- a CDS encoding YraN family protein produces the protein MSRQRQELGQRGETKAVQFLEARGYTLIAKNYRSPYGEVDLIVRDPRRPQMIVFVEVRTNSDPRFGDPLESISLRKQRQVAKTAQYYLVTRGFDQCEARFDAIGIRWEQGQARISHIQSAFELMRSW
- a CDS encoding bifunctional nuclease family protein, producing the protein MAREEFIEMRVGGLTLDPVTKTPIVILKDPDNKLNLPIWIGLMEATAMATEIEGIKMARPMTHDLLRTVVDTLGGSVEAIEVTDLRDSTYYASICLDIQGQKVIIDSRPSDAISLALRTKSPIFVAKKVLEASSTLQQKMEDHQEQNLSNVSRDKWAEILEKMSPDDFKYKM